A stretch of the Argentina anserina chromosome 6, drPotAnse1.1, whole genome shotgun sequence genome encodes the following:
- the LOC126796974 gene encoding N-acetylglucosaminyl-phosphatidylinositol biosynthetic protein gpi1, with the protein MGRRCRIWWPKQLSSTRSDSSLLLGWFISSSSSSLDVVIAFAFSDPQKTLQGVVDDTNAKMSVLLQGRSKLCVVGQFDSLVKTEQDDQCRSFSCGCNKLCGSLEEVNRYWIHMLREDQHLFGKDMSWVPRMQHIHWNGEIVSRCHVHLIFYETPIFGAHHFSLHLWNSLDQAKTPLRKPNWVHELNQKQPLLDLDTVILAINSACAAEKAFNRCLGAKKSFVGFNIIYLFLGFIWKLFSVLVASLSTLFYAILQFLYKLLNYASDSWTYIILVKVFSSARINMRIRFSQIVYWPVFLQDNGTRSQSSVENAEKAALLKHSMWSSLAVDALLGNLIGLVLLNHAESICILVLKFASDVTNELLRSGCVWLMGVPAGFKLNTELAGVLGMVSLTAIQIWTTIWIALGFHFLYVIRGLAISGIIFGLTVPAALIIDFIALVTLHVSTLHWLISLLYSTQIQALAALWRLFRGRKWNPLRQRLDSYDYTVKQHIVGSLLFTPMLLLLPTTSVFYIFFTLVNTTISLICILIEVTISVIHATPYIKVFLWLVRPRRFPSGIWFEIKSVWSQDPDSCEDMPVPNSWHSRTSTPWYTDKALI; encoded by the exons atggGAAGGAGATGTAGAATTTGGTGGCCGAAGCAGCTCTCCTCGACGAGATCAGACTCCAGTTTGTTGCTTGGCTGGTtcatttcctcttcttcttcttctctggaCGTTGTCATAGCTTTCGCCTTCTCCGATCCCCAGAAAACCCTTCAG GGAGTTGTTGATGACACAAATGCAAAGATGTCCGTATTGCTTCAGGGCAGGTCAAAGTTGTGTGTTGTGGGTCAGTTTGATTCACTCGTTAAAACTGAACAAGATGACCAATGCCGGTCATTCTCTTGTGGATGTAACAAGCTCTGTGGGTCACTAGAAGAAGTGAATAGGTATTGGATTCACATGTTACGAGAGGATCAACATCTGTTTGGGAAAGACATGAGTTGGGTTCCTAGAATGCAGCACATTCATTGGAATGGGGAGATAGTGTCTCGATGTCATGTCCAC CTGATATTTTATGAGACTCCCATCTTTGGAGCGCACCATTTCTCATTACATCTTTGGAATTCTTTGGACCAAGCAAAAACTCCCTTGAGAAAACCCAATTGGGTTCATGAACTCAACCAAAAGCAGCCACTTCTTGATTTG GATACGGTTATTTTGGCCATTAATAGCGCCTGTGCCGCTGAAAAGGCTTTCAACAGATGCTTGGGTGCCAAGAAATCTTTTGTTGGCTTTAACATTATTTACTT GTTTCTTGGCTTCATATGGAAACTCTTTTCTGTGCTTGTAGCTTCGCTATCCACCTTATTCTACGCCATCCTTCAGTTTCTGTATAAGCTTCTGAATTATGCATCAGACTCTTGGACATACATTATCTTAGTAAAGGTATTCAGCAGTGCAAGGATAAATATGAGAATCCGATTTTCTCAGATTGTTTATTGGCCAGTTTTTCTTCAAGATAATGGCACGAG GTCTCAATCAAGTGTAGAAAATGCAGAGAAAGCGGCATTGCTTAAGCATTCCATGTGGTCAAGTTTAGCTGTTGATGCACTACTGGGGAACTTGATTGGTCTGGTACTGTTGAATCATGCCGAATCTATTTGCATATTGGTTCTGAAATTTGCCAGTGACGTCACCAATGAATTGCTGCGCTCTGGTTGTGTGTGGTTGATGGGAGTCCCTGCAGGTTTCAAGTTAAACACGGAATTAGCAGGAGTTCTTGGGATGGTATCTCTAACTGCTATACAGATTTGGACTACCATATGGATCGCTTTGGGTTTTCACTTTCTTTATGTCATCAGAGGACTTGCCATTTCTGGGATCATTTTTGGGTTGACTGTACCTGCTGCTTTGATCATAGACTTCATTGCACTAGTAACATTGCATGTGTCTACTCTTCATTGGTTGATATCCCTTCTGTATTCAACTCAGATACAGGCATTAGCTGCTTTATGGCGCCTTTTCAG GGGTCGAAAGTGGAATCCTCTTCGTCAGAGATTAGATAGTTATGACTACACCGTGAAGCAGCACATCGTTGGATCTCTTTTGTTCACACCAATGCTGCTTCTACTGCCCACAACTTCTGTTTTCTACATCTTTTTTACCCTTGTGAACACAACCATCAGCTTAATCTGTATACTGATTGAAGTCACTATATCTGTTATTCATGCTACTCCATATATCAAAGTTTTCCTGTGGTTGGTCAGGCCAAGAAGATTTCCTTCTGGGATATGGTTTGAAATCAAATCTGTTTGGAGTCAGGACCCTGATTCTTGTGAGGATATGCCTGTTCCAAATTCATGGCACTCTCGTACATCAACTCCTTGGTACACAGACAAAGCGCtgatatga